Proteins found in one Thermaerobacter subterraneus DSM 13965 genomic segment:
- a CDS encoding PQQ-dependent sugar dehydrogenase → MPRRRSQAHLHGGSYRPGPAGLVAVALVLLLVSGVMAWRALGPAPFPGEVPDPAPPRPAPEDAGNGKQPGEDEPAPGPESPRSPAPGSAGGQDGGAPGGNAGSSGAGATWRLETVATGLEVPWDMAFDRRGRLFFTERPGRINLLDGGRVVTLATLPDTVATGESGLLGIALHPGFPDPPYLYVYQTYRTRGGQLRNRILRFGVEEGGGSGAAGAAPRLAGRQVVFDGIPAAAIHDGGQLEFGPDGKLYVTTGDARQPQRAQDPESLHGKILRLNPDGSVPPDNPLGPGNPVFSYGHRNPEGLAFDPASGRLYAVEHGPDAWDEVNRIEAGANYGWPVAVAPGEHRGRFTPALRSYDPIIAPAGAAFYRGPIRAWDGSLFFGTLGFQPDSPGRHLHRLRLDASGTRVVEEEILFKGQFGRIRAVQTGPGGCLYFGTSNRDGRGEPDPLDDRILRLCPQAGSD, encoded by the coding sequence ATGCCACGGCGCCGCTCACAAGCCCACCTCCACGGCGGCTCTTACCGGCCCGGACCGGCGGGCCTCGTCGCCGTCGCCCTGGTCTTGCTGCTGGTGTCCGGGGTGATGGCCTGGCGAGCCCTGGGGCCGGCGCCTTTCCCCGGCGAGGTCCCAGACCCGGCCCCTCCGCGCCCCGCGCCCGAAGACGCCGGGAACGGGAAGCAGCCCGGGGAGGATGAACCGGCCCCCGGTCCGGAGAGCCCGCGGTCGCCCGCCCCAGGCAGCGCCGGCGGGCAGGACGGCGGCGCCCCGGGCGGGAACGCCGGTTCGTCCGGGGCCGGGGCGACCTGGCGCCTGGAGACGGTGGCGACCGGTCTTGAGGTTCCCTGGGATATGGCCTTCGACCGGCGGGGACGGCTCTTCTTCACCGAGCGGCCCGGGCGGATCAACCTGCTGGACGGCGGCCGGGTGGTCACCCTGGCCACCCTGCCGGACACCGTGGCCACCGGCGAGAGCGGGCTGCTGGGCATCGCCCTTCACCCCGGCTTTCCTGACCCGCCGTACCTCTACGTTTACCAGACGTACCGCACCCGGGGCGGCCAGCTGCGCAACCGCATCCTGCGGTTCGGCGTGGAAGAGGGCGGCGGTTCAGGGGCGGCGGGTGCGGCGCCCCGGCTGGCGGGGCGGCAGGTGGTTTTTGATGGGATTCCCGCTGCGGCCATTCACGACGGCGGCCAGCTGGAGTTCGGCCCCGACGGCAAGCTGTACGTCACCACGGGCGACGCCCGCCAGCCCCAGCGCGCCCAGGACCCGGAGAGCCTGCACGGGAAGATCCTCCGCCTCAACCCCGACGGTTCGGTTCCGCCGGACAACCCCCTGGGCCCCGGGAACCCCGTGTTTTCCTACGGCCACCGCAATCCCGAGGGCCTGGCCTTCGACCCCGCCTCGGGGCGCCTCTACGCGGTGGAGCACGGCCCCGACGCCTGGGATGAAGTCAACCGCATCGAGGCGGGCGCCAACTACGGCTGGCCCGTGGCGGTGGCGCCCGGCGAGCACCGGGGGCGCTTCACCCCTGCCCTGCGCAGCTACGACCCCATCATCGCGCCGGCCGGGGCGGCCTTTTACCGCGGCCCGATCCGCGCCTGGGACGGGAGCTTGTTTTTCGGAACCCTGGGCTTTCAGCCCGACAGCCCGGGCCGGCACCTGCACCGCCTTCGCCTGGACGCCTCGGGCACCCGGGTGGTGGAAGAAGAAATCCTCTTCAAGGGCCAGTTCGGCCGAATCCGGGCCGTCCAGACGGGGCCGGGCGGCTGCCTCTACTTTGGCACCAGCAACCGGGACGGGCGGGGCGAGCCGGACCCTCTGGACGACCGCATCCTGCGCCTGTGCCCGCAGGCCGGCTCGGATTGA